From the Triticum urartu cultivar G1812 chromosome 4, Tu2.1, whole genome shotgun sequence genome, the window CGTGGTCCACGGACCATTTCCCAAATTTTCCCCACTCGCGAACCCTAACTTCGACCAGCCTCTCCCTCCAGATCCCCtcccctcctctcgccaggagcaGAACCCACCCGCTCGGACCGCGCCGCGTAATCGCCATGTGGGTACTCCTCCATCTCTAAGCCCTCATCTCCTTCCAGTTCGTTGCTCGGTAGCGTCTGAATATCGTTTGCCTGCTTCCCGCGATCCGTGCGTTGCGTGTCATTTATGCGTGTAGCTGCATTGGTTGTTTCCTTTCGATCGAAGCTATATCGATGGAGCTACGGATTTACGCCAGAAATCCAGCGGGTTGGGGTATGGTCTGGTTGGTCTCTGCTGGGTCACGGCTTGGAAATGATCTGGAATGGGGAGGAACAAACTCGCTCTGTGGTCTTGGGGGTAGATTGTGAGCTGCCTTGGTGCCTTTCCGTGCGTGTGGGCAGTTTGATGCTTGCTTTCGCTTTGGAGAATCGTGAGCTCGATGCTATCTTCTGTAATGTGTGGTGATACACTGCATCTACTGATGGAAATGTGTATGCATCTGCTAGTGCCTAGTGGGCTCTAAACCAGTGTGTTGCAATAATTTTGACTACTGCTTTATTGAGGAGGTTAAAATGCATTTGAATGAGATCCCATCAAACGTAGAATTGGGGTGTCTTAGAGCATCTCTAGTCCATCCCCAAAAGCTAAATATTGGGCGAATTTTTTTGGTTCGGGGAATTATCAGTTTATCACTCATATGGCACTTCCCCCATTTCCTTTAATCCCCCCAAAAATAGCTTTTCATCCCCCAAAAGTTCCCTCTAGCCCATATTTGCTCTGGGAGAGGCACTTCTCAGTAAGAATGAGGAATACTGCTCGACCCGCTAGTCTCCCGCCCGACACGCCGCCGCAACCCGCGCCACCGGCCGTTTGCCGCCCCGATGACCAGGGAAATGGATCCCCTGGTCTGTGCTGCACCTCCAGCCACCCTCTCCGGCGCTGGAATCCCGCCGGCAGCGGTGAATTTTGTCTCcacggcggcgtcggcggcgccATTGCCGCGGAGGACTACTTTCTTCGCCATGGACAGTTCTGCCTCTGCAGCCTGCAGCAACGCCTTGTCCTGCGCCTCTTAGTTCTTCTGTCTCGCGGTCGCTCTCGGCCTTGGCCTTGGCCTCTGCCGCGGACTTCACCTCCAACTTCAACTTGCGTAGCTCCTTCTTTGACGCGGTCCAGCTCTTGCGACACCTCAGCCTACTGGGTGTATGAGGCCTCCTTGACGGCGTCCTTTCGTGTCCAGGGTGCCCACATTGCTTGCAGCCTTGACCTCTAGGACGTCGTTTTGGCCTTGGTCTGGTTGATTTGGCGTTCCAGCTCCTTTGCCATGGCCCGTGCTCTCGATAGCTCTGACTCGGCGCCGTCTCGCTCATTACCACATATGCCTTGCATTCGTTCAGCTTGTCCATGTTGGATTTCGCTAGTTGTTTAGTTTCAGTGGACAGGTTCTGCATACAataaggtactccctccgtcccaaaattcttgtcttataTTTATCTAAATGTGGATATATCTAGTTacgttttagtgttagatacatccgtatctagacaaatctaagacaagaattttgggacggagggagtatatatgaATTACAATTAAACAGTACTAGTAGCCTCTTGATCACAAGAAACAGGGAAGATATGTTAAGTCGTCCATGAATTTTGGAATTAAAAGAGCACTTCTTGAGCTAGAACATGCTTCTTGGGCAGCTTGCTCGCCTTGAGACCGCCTTGTGGTACTCCTCAAATTTGGGACAGTGTCTGCTGCATGTTGTAACAATGGAAATTACCGCAACATGACTCTTGCATGTTGTAGGTGTTCGATGAATCGCGCAAGCCTAATGTGTGCAAATTTGAGCTTTTGGCGGATTAAGCTTGGGGGGTGGACTAGATGAACACAAATTTAACCCCCCAAAATATGGGAATTAAAGGATGGGGAATAAGATGAGGAATCAACTTATGGGGGATgggctagagatgctcttagatCCTTTTCTTTTAATCACGCTGCTGCTCTCTCGTGTGTTTCATCTTAGAGACCACTTAATCTTGATTAATGCATCTGATGGAAGATATGGTGTTCCAGGGATAGGTAGGAGGATATGATACTTGAACCCCAAATGCATTAATGCCCCATCTGCAGCTCTTTATGCATGTTATGTTATTATGAAGTCAGAGTTTTGTCCTTCTGTTTTACATGGCTAGCTTGTGCTTGGTTTAAAAAGATCAAAGCAGTATGTCAGTAGCTGCATTGTTTATCTCCTTTCTATTGGAACTAGATTGAGGTAGCATCAGATTTCGCACCAAGAATCTAGCGGGGTAGTGTATAGGATGAATAGTGTCTCGTGGGCTGTGGGTCACAGATTCAAATCAAGAAAGGACAAGAACAAGCTCGCTTGGTTGTCTTGTGGGTTCAGTGTGCCCTATAGCTGTTGATTAGTACTACACAGCTAAGATAACCGTGTAGATAGATGGACAGTTTCTGGTATGGTAGGCAGCTTGATGTTTATTTTACTTGGAGAATCAAGAGTTCGAGGTTATCTTCTACTGTGTAGGGATATAGTCGTGTTGTACAATCCGCTCCAACTTCATTAACAATTGGAAATGTGTATGCTGCTAGCATGTCGACTGTTAGTAGGCTCTAAACTAGTGCATTGCAATTCACGCCGCATGTCTGCATGGATAATTTGAGATGAGAATCCCTTTCTTACTATATTTTCTAGGGTTAAGGTGCATTTGACTTGAACCCCATCTTATCTGGAATTGGGAAATTCTAGTCATATTCTTGTTAGCATAGCATGGTCTCCCTGGGTGTTCATCTTTGGTGATGTCTTCGTGTTGTTATCCTCTGATGTAAAAGATGACGTTCCAGGGATAGGTGGGAGAAAATAACCAGCCTAGAATAGAACAATGTCTCCTGCGAGCTACCTGTCTACGCAGTGCATTTTATCCCGTCCGTAGCTCTTTATGTTGATTATGTAGTTATTAGATGGTTGACTTATGGTTTTCATACCAGAAAGGCAATGTGTTGCACCATTCATAAAAGGTTATGGAACAGTCAATTTCATTCTCTCAGCTTTTATTGTTTCTATTGTTGTTTTATCTCAGGGCGAATGAGGAACCCGTTGATCCCAAGAAGTATCTTGAGGAGCGGTGCAAGCCACAGTGTGTAAAGCCACTGTATGAGTATGAGGTGTGctctttctttcttttgttgTAACACCCTCTTAATTTTGACTGGGGAATTTAATGCGACAATACTGCTATTTCCATTATGGGAGTTACGAGAAATGACACTCTTTGGTCAGCATAATTATGAAACTATTTGGCCATGTGAATGTGAAAGTTTTTCCGCTGTGATATTCATGGTATTTTTGTATTGAAGCTTTATTTTAATTTTCCAGTTCAAATATCACCCTTCACATCCTAAGAAAAGTTGCATAGCTCAATTTTGTTACTTTCTGTAGTGACAATCTGTTCAATTATTTCAGTGAAAGTTAAATAATAGCTTCTAGATTGGTTGCACTGTGAAGGATTCATATAATCCAATACTCTCTATGATGCTGTTTCCAAAACACAGTATATTCGGCAACTGATTAGAACTACTATCATTTGTTCTGTTGGAACAACACAAATGTCTGCTTAAATTGTAAGGTTGAAAACCATTTAGATCTTCATTGATTTAGTAATATTCTTCTTCATATTCAATTTGATTTTTCATCGCCATGCTGTTTGATTTATGTCAACATGATACTCCTATGTGATTACTTCTCCAACCTGTGTGGTGGCTGTATGATGCACAGAAATGTATCAAGAGAGTTGAGGCCGATGATACTGGGCACAAGCACTGCACTGGGCAATATTTTGACTATTGGTCATGCATCGATAAATGTGTAAGTACTTCCTCTCAAGTCAGAGATGGATACTGTTAAAAAAAAACAGCTATAAGAAAGCACTGCCAAGATTGAAAATAACATGCCTCGTATATGCATCTGCAGGTAGCACCAAAGCTCTTTGAAAAGCTGAAATGATATTGGGGCGCTACTTTCAGTGAGTGAGCCTGGTCATTGGCCAGAACCTTGTTCAAGTTGAAATATTTGTCGAGTCTGCAAATTGTCCTGTGACTGTTTCGATTTCATGAACTTGTAATAAGAGCAACTATCTTGACACTTTTTGCAACCATTGATTTATGTTTGGCTAAGCACTGATGACAACTATAACAATTTGATGTCTGTTGATTACAGTTCTGGTACTGATCATTTTTCTCATCAAGATCATATCCAACGCAAATTGACAAGATTTCAACAACCCATAGCTAAGAACTGTGCACGCACCATGTAATGACCCATGAATTGGAGGTGGTTTCTGGTTATAAAAAACATTTGAGGAATATGTTCTGTAAATGTTTGAATCAAATATTTGCTTGTAAAATTACATGAAAAGAAACAACACTATGTGATCATGCTTACAGATGTTTAATTTGGCTTTCGGCCTAGGGTGGAAACATAGTCTTTTTCCATATACATGTGTAAAAGTTCTACTTTATTTCTTAATTTGTTATCTATACTCCCTCTGTGCCAAAATATAATGTATTAAAAAAAATTACAAGTCAATGTTTACTATGTTTGGCCATGTGTAGGAAAAAATATCAACATATGCAATACCAAATAAATAAAATATGAAGAAATATTTCATAATGGATCTAATGGTACTAATCTGGTATTTGTATGTACAGATTATTTTTCTATAAACATTATCGATGTAGAAACATTTCACTTTTGAAAATGGTTTgccttgtactccctccgtctcataatataagtGGTGTTAGAAATGCTTTTATATTAtaagacggagggagtattttggAACATAGGGAATATGTGCTCATGGGCCCTCCAAGAATTGCAACATTGTTGTATCATTGTGTTGgtagactcaaatcatacaaggtAGAAGTCCACGATATAAAATGTGAGTTTTCTCTTTCTAAATTTAAGCTTTGCCGAGAACCAACAATTTTGCTTGCATGACGAGAAAGGTTGTGCCTCTAGCTCACCATGGATCAACTATAGGCATATACCATATTAATGTGATTATTCTTTATGTGGAAGACACATTCTCGTCAATAACGATCCGCATGTGCTTTGTGATGATTTCATCAATCTTGAAACTTTGTGACTCCATTTTTAGTAGAATTTGTATGTGTGTGCGCGAGAGTGAGCGTCTACATTGTATTGGTGTTTCTTAAAAGAAACTCTTAATTGTTGATGGTTTGACATTATCGTCAAGTACAAATGGACAACCACATTGATCGACAAGACCTTGGATTGATCGTGTGCATTCATATAAATAAGTCCTTGTCTATTTGTTGGAGAGACTTTAACTTGTTGGAGAGGCATTGCCGTGGTTATGAAGTCACTTGGACTCAACATTCTTCTCCTTGAGGCAATTTCACGAGCTTGCCCCAGATATTCTTGGTGGATCTTGAAGTGATCCATGGTCCTTCACATACTTGCTCAGAGGCAAATCCACACGAGCTCCCACACAAGGTATTGTTGTCTAGGAGACGCCAAATCTGCTAGAGTAATGGATCAAGACCTCTACACTTGAAGATTATtttgctctctctctccctctctctctctctctctctctctctctctctctctccctctctctccctctccctctccctctctctctctctctctctccctccctctctccctctctctctctccctccctccctccctccctctctttctctaagATTTTCCTCTCTTAAGATGAGACTCAAGAACAAGATGAAGCTTGCACATAAGTGTGGGGGCATCATGAAAGAGCCATTAGGCTTCATGATTGCCTTCTTGGAAGCACCGGAAATGGGTCAGAACAACCAAAATTCAAATTAGTCGGTCGGTGCTAAGGCTGAAAGAttgtggatgtcgcctagaggggagggggtgaataggcgctttaaaataattacggtttaggcttgaacaaatgcggaataaaactagcatttaatttgtcaagcacaaaacctaaaacaactagggtcacctatgtgcaccaataacctatactaagcaagataaacaactaggtgatagcaagatatataacATGAAACACTATgactatcacaaagtaaagtgcataagtaaagggctcgggtaagagataaccgaggcacacagagacgatgatgtatcccaaagttcacacccttgctgatgctaatctccgtttggagcggtgtggaggcacaatgctccccaaaaTCAAAatgccactagggccaccgtaatctcctcatgCCTCGCAAAATGCAAGATGTcatgattccactaagggacccttgagggcggtcatcGAACTCGTACAGATGACAACCCTTAGGGGCGGTCACcaaacccgtacactttggcaacccttgggggcggtcactgAAACCCGtacaaattgctcggggcgatctccacaacctaattggagaccccgacgcttgcctgaagctttacaccacaatgattgagctccgaagcACCACCAActgtctagggcgcccaagcacccaggAGGAACAAGCTCtggggtaccaagcacccaagagtaataaacTTCTCAACttttcacttccacgtatcaccgtggagaactaaAACCGATATAActaatgttggaaatatgccctagaggcaataataaattagttattattatatttccttgttcatgataatcgtttattatccatgctagaattgtatcgataggaaactcagatacatgtgtggatacatagacaacaccatgtccctagtaagcctctagttgactagctcgttgatcaatagatggttacggtttcctgaccatggacattggatgtgttgataacgagatcacatcattaggagaatgatgtgatggacaagacccaatcctaagcctagcacaagatcgtgtagttcgtatgctaaagcttttctaatgtcaagtatcatttccttagaccatgagattgtgcaactcccggataccgtaggaatgctttgggtgtaccaaacatcacaacgtaactgggtggctataaaggtgcactacgagtatctccgaaagtgtctgttgggttggcacaaatcgagactgggatttgtcactccgtgtaacggagaggtatctctgggcccactcgataggacatcatcataatgtgcacaatgtgaccaaggagttgatcacgggatgatgtgttacggaacaagtaaagagacttgccggtaacgagattgaacaaggtatcgggataccgacgatcgaatctcgggcaagtatcataccggtagacaaagggaattgtatacgggattgattgaatccttgacatcgtggttcatccgatgatatcatcgtggaacatgtgggagccaacatgggtatccagatcccgctgttggttattgaccagagagatgtctcggtcatgtctgcatgattcccgaacccgtagggtctacacacttaaggttcgatgacgctaggttatagggaaagtatgtatgcggttactgaatgttgttcagagtcccggatgagatcccggacgtcacgaggagttccggaatggtccggaggtaaagattgatatataggaagtgtggatttggccaccggaagtgttccgggcatcaccggtaatgtaccgggaccaccggaagggttccgggggtccaccgggaggtgccaccagccccggaggcttgcgtgggccaagagtgggaagggaccagcccctaggtgggctggggcgcctcccaccaaggcccaaggcgccctcaagaggagagggggcaaaccctaggggcagatgggccctaaggcccaccctaggtgcgcccccctctctcttccccttggccgccacctagatgggatctgggggctgccgccacccctagggagggaaccctaggtgggggcgcagcccctcccccctatatatagtggaggttttggggctggCCAACACACAAgtctctctctcccaaggcgcagccctacctctctccctcctcgtctctcgcagtgcttggcgaagccctgctggagtaccgcgctcctccaccaccaccacgccgtcgtgctgctgctggacggagtcttccccaacctatccctctctccttgctggatcaaggcatgggagacgtcaccgggctgcacgtgtgttgaacgcggaggcgccattgttcggcgcttagatcggaatcgaccgtgatctgaatcgccacgagtacgactacctcatccgcgttcttgcaacgcttccgcttagcaatctacaagggtatgtagatgcactccccttcccctcgttgctagattactccatagattgatcttggtgatgcgtagaaaattttaaatttctgctacgatcctcaacagtggtatcagagctaggtctatgcgtagtttctatgcacgagtacaacacaagttgttgtgagcgtcgattttgtcaatttacttgccgttactagtcttatcttgattcggcggcatcgtgggatgaagcgacccggactgaccttacacatactcttacgtgagacaggttccaccgactgacatgcactagttgcataaggtggctagcgggtgtctgtctctcccactttagtcgaatcggattcgatgaaaagggtccttatgaagggtaaatagaaattggcatatcacgttgtggttttggcgtaggtaagaaacgttcttgctaagaaacctatagcagccacgtaaaatttgcaacaacaattagaggacgtctaacttgtttttgcagggtatgccgtgtgatgtgatatggccaaaaggatgtgatgaatgatatatgtgatgtatgagattgatcatgttcttgtaataggaatcatgacttgcatgtcgatgagtatgacaaccggcaggagccataggagttgtcttaatttatttatgacctacgtgtcaacataaacgtcatgtaattcatttactttattgctaaccattagccatagtagtagaagtaatagttggcgagacaacttcacgaagacacgatgatggagatcatggtgtcatgccggtgacgacgatgatcatggcgccccgaagatggagatcaaaaggagcaaaatgatattggccatatcatgtcactatttgattgcatgtgatgtttatcatgttttacatcttatttgcttagaacgacggtagcataaataagatgatccctcgcaataatttcaagaaagtgttccccctaactgtgcaccgttgcgaaggttcgttgtttcgaagcaccacgtgatgatcgggtgtgatagattctaacgttcaaatacaacgggtgtaagccagatttacacacgcaatacacttaggttgacttgacgagcctagcatgtacagacatggcctgggaacacggaagaccgaaaggtcgaacatgagtcgtatagaagatacgatcaacatgaggatgttcaccgatgatgactagtccgtctcacgtgatgatcggacacgacctagttgactcggatcatgtatcacttagatgactagagggatgtctatctgagtgggagttcattatataatttgattagatgaacttattTATCATGAACAATAGTCTAAGTTGTCTTTGCAAAAAgggttgtagatcaatagcttgcgttgcaactccctgtttcaatacattcctagagaaagattaagttgaaagatactgtaagcaatgatgcggactaggtccgttgcctgaggagtgtcctcactgctacacagaaggcttatttctttgatgcaccgctcggtgtgccaacccctccaacatcgtctgtggatgttatgaacatttgacagatacgtcctgatgactacttgatagttaagtgcaccatactttacgacttagaatcgggattccaatgacgttttgaatgccatagaacatatgagatgttccaagagctgaaattgggatttcaggctcatgcccgtgttgagaggtatgagacctctgacaagttctttgcctacaagatggaggagaatagctcaactagtgagcatgcgctcagaatgtctgggtgctacaatcacttgaatcaagtgggagttaaacttccagataagatagtgattgatagagttctctagtcactatcactgagctactagatcttcgtgatgaactatgtcatgcaagggatggagatgATCCCGGAGTTGTTCGcagtgcttaagaccgcaaaaggtagaaaccaagaaggagcatcaagtgttgatggtttaacaagaccactagtttcaagaagggcaagggctagaagggaaacttcatgaatggcaaac encodes:
- the LOC125550911 gene encoding cytochrome b-c1 complex subunit 6-1, mitochondrial, which codes for MANEEPVDPKKYLEERCKPQCVKPLYEYEKCIKRVEADDTGHKHCTGQYFDYWSCIDKCVAPKLFEKLK